The following nucleotide sequence is from Flavimarina sp. Hel_I_48.
GGGTATTGACACTCAATTTCATGCCCGTTACCTGAAGAATATCATTACTCAGTTTTTCAAAATCATAGGAAGACCATGCGCTGCTTGCCCCCCAACCTAGCTTTTCTTCAATTTTGAAAAGACAATTTTGGATATCCTGGTCTTTTGCTGAAGATTTCAATTCACTCATTTTCTATTGATTACGAGTTTGTACAGGTTTGTATAATAATGGCTTTTAAATTTTATCGAATTAAATGTTCAGGCCTCTACATTTGGGTTAAAGATAAAATTATGAGATCAAGTTTTAAATTTAGTAGTTATATTTTTAGTAGCCTATTTCTCCTTTTTCTTGTAGGCTGTAATTCAAGTAAATCAATAGCCCTGTCCAAAAATAACGTTAGCAATGTTAACCGCAACATATTATTTCATGGTGAAGCTTTGGAAATGGATGCCGCTCCCGGGGGAGGAATGGCGATACTAAAAGACATATCCTTTGACACCGGTACGGTAATATTGGATATTAAAGGGGAAAATAATCCTGGAAAAAGTTTTGTAGGTATCGCCTTTAATATTCAAAATGACACCACTTATGAGGCCATTTACTTTCGCCCATTTAATTTTAGATCCTCCCAGGAGCCTAGAAGGAAACATGGGATCCAATATGTTTTTGAACCAGGTTATTCTTGGGAGAGACTGCGGAATGAAAAGCCAGGTGAATTCGAGGCAGAGTATGTTGATCCACCATTGCCAGATGAATGGTTTTCGATATCGATTACTGTTAAAAAAGATAGTATTTTGGTAAGGGATAAGAACTCAGTTAAATCTTTATTGCGAGTAAGAAGGCTAACGGCAACTTCATCCGATAGAATTGGGTTTTGGGTGGGTAACAACTCAAATGGAAGTTTTAAAAATCTGAAAATTAAATGATACTCATCTGTTCCCATTTTTTATCTCCTGTGTAGCCTTACCTAAAAACAGGACTGTCATTAATTTAAATAAAGGTGTATTTTAACCCAGATTTATCTGAACTATCTATTTGGATAAAAAAAGAGCTTATTTATATTTGGGATTCTTATCGTTTTCCACCAAAAGCATATTGCTCTTAGTTTAAATAGACTTTTTATATTGAATTCATCTTGTATGCCTTCCCGGTAATAGAAATTGTTTAAATTGGTAATTATACAAGAGGAATTCTACTATTATTCATGCGCCTTTTGCCCTAATATTAGACCCTTGGCCAAAATTATAATATGACTAAATTATTTACCATTTTCGGATTTTTATTTTTGGTTTGCACAACCTGTTTTGGACAAACTAAACAAGATAAGAAAATGATAACCGCTCTTGACGAGCTAATTCCACAACGATTCCCAGCTATTGCTCCTGGCTGTGTCGTTTTAGTGGCAAAATCGGGTAAAGTCATTTACAAAAAAGCGTTCGGGACCGCTAATCTGGAATCAAATATTCCAATGGAACCGAGTATGATCTTTAGGATTGGATCTATCACCAAACAATTTACCGCCATCTCTATTTTACAGTTGGTAGAACAAGGCAAAATTCATTTACAGGACAGCGTTCAAGAATTTATTTTTGATTATCCCTATAATGACCATAAAATAACCATTGAAAACTTATTGACACATACCTCGGGTATAAAAGATTATATGACTATTTCCAACCCGGCAGAAGAAAGGACAAACTATACTCCTAGTCAAGGAGTTGATTATTTTAAAGGTGAGCCATTGGAGTTCAAACCCGGCAGCCAGTTTAAATACAGCAATTCAAATTATTATCTATTGGGTTATATTTTAGAAGAAGTCTCAGGTACAACTTACGCTCAATATTTACAAGAAAATATTATAGATAGAGCAGGGTTGCATAACACATCGTACATTGACCCCGACAAAAATATAGCCAATACACCACAAGGATATTCCAGATTTGATGGAAAGTTAGAAAAGGCAACATTACAGAACATCACCACTATTTATGCAGCTGGCGGATTAATGTCAAGCGCAGAGGATTTGTTCAAATGGCAAAAAGCTCTTGATAACAATAAACTGATAAACCGTGAACTAATCTCTAAAGCATTTACGCCCTATAGGTTTGCGGATAATACATATTCAAAATACGGTTATGGTTGGTTCATAAAAAATATAGGTGATAGCAAAACTATTGAGCATTCCGGCTCGACAGATGGTTATCAGAGCGACGCAATTTATTTTCCCAATGAGGATGTTTTTATAGTGACTCTTTTCAATTCCTTTGAACAGGATATGGACTGGACAGTTTTATCCAACGATATTGCTAAGCTTGCAATCGGAAAGCTTATTAATGATGATATACAATTAAAGGAAGATGTTTTACAGACCTACGCAGGTAGGTATATTTTCAATGCTGAACATCAATTAGTCGTTACTTTTAAAGATGGAAAACTCTTCATAGAAGGAACAAATCCAGATGATAGATTACCCCAAGTCCAGCTATATGCAAAAAGTAAAAATATGTTCTATATTAAAGAGGCCGAATTAAGGTTCGAATTCGGAAATGATGTCAGCAACAATTCTATAAAAATAGTGACCTACAACAATCGTGGAAAAGATGCAGAATGGATAAGATCGAAATAAATAAAACACGGCAAACAGAAAATACCAGAGGGAGAATATCTGTCTTAAAATATATTACTCCATTTGAGTGACCTATTACCTTCCCTAAAAATTAGACGTGAAAAATTTAATATAAGTCATATTTTAAGAAACTACTGAAAATTTGTCTGGGTTTACTTAAACGCAGGTTTGTTTGAACTATCCCTTAGGCTTAAAAGAGGTTTTTCAAGCTTCTACCTTAGTGGATTTTCTGAAGACCCACCCAAAGTTCATTTTCCCATACCTATTATTGAACATTTCAAAAATTGCAGCAAAGAGTTTATTTTAGGATTTCAGACACTACTTTAAATGAACTTTGGAAACATCAAACTATTAGGTTCATCCTCATTATAATCAAATTGTTTAAATTAGTCAATGTATAAGAGAAATAAACGTACTGGTACGTTTATCCACATATTACCTGCAAGCTAAAAAAATGCTGAACTACGATAAAATATATCTGATTGGAGAAACACATTCCAATCGACCATTTAGAGGAGAAATTGACAACTTTGATTTGGCGGAATCCGAAATTTCTCGCGGAGAAAAAGAGGTGTCTGAAATAGTTCCTGTTAAACATTCAATGGGCGGAAAAACTCTTTATGATGTTATTTGGACAACTAATGCATTTCCACTTATTGTGAGTGAAAGAGTAATTGAATTATTTATATCAAATGGAATTACAGGTTGGAAAACTTATAACGTTAAAATCTACTCAAAAAAGAATGAACTTATCGACCAAAAATATTATGGACTAATAATAACTGGAAGATGTGGATATCAAGATTATTCCAAAAACTCAATAATTATGGGTAAAATCGGAATTATGATACAGCCACATTCAAAAGGTTTTTATTTTAAAGATGATTATTGGGATGGTTCTGACTTGTTTATGTGTAAGCCGAATGAAAATGGAGAATCGAATATGTTTAGGTTTTGTACTCAAAAATTAGCCGATTTAATAAAAAAAGAAAAAATAAATAATCTGTCTCTTGAAAAGGTAACTGACTTTTCGTTGTCAATTCCCCTGTATGACATTAAACTGACTGAAAAGCAGAAATTAAAAATTGAAAAATTAAAAGCCAGCAGGTAATCGAGTAGGCGGCCGTGAGCGGTAAGCCCACGGTGCACCTCTCACACCAAAGTACTGTGGCAAAAAACAAGCAAAAAAGCATTAATTTTTCATCAGTGTACTCCGGTAGTTATCCTCATATATCAACCCTGATTTAGCAATTGCGAAAGCTTGCTTTAACAATTTATTGCACATTGCTATCAGTGAGAGTTTTTTACTTTTTCCCTTGGCAACGATCCGCTCATAAATTGCCCTGCAGGCCCTTTTATATTTGCAGGCATTGAAACTGCACATGAACAATAGGTTACGCAGTTTTTGGTTGCCAATCTTACTTATGCGTGGTCGTCTGTAGGCTTCCTTAAAACAGGACAGTCGTTAATCCGGATTAAGGTGTAAAAAAATCCAGGCTTTCTTGAACTATCCCCTAGACTCAAAAGAGGTTTTTTTAATCATTTTCCACCAAAAGCATTAAGCTTCTACTTAAGTAAATTTTCTGAAACCCCTCCCAAAGTTCATTTTCCCATACCTATTATTGAACATTTCAAGATTTCCAGCAGAGCGTTTATTTTAGGATTTTAGACACTCCTTTAAATGAACTTTAAAATTATGACAATATTGAATAATGTTCTCTTATCCACCAATAAGATTTCATATACGGATGTTAAGAAATTTGTTTCCATATACAGCCATTCGAAGCAATTACGAGTAAGAATTGTTTAAATTGCTCAGAACTACTAGTTGTGTATAAGCTGAAAAAAAACCGAAATTGAAGACAAAAGACAGATATGAAATATTAAATTCACTTCCAGCTTACGGACCAATGTATCTTCCTATAACTCAAAACGGAGAATCTTTCTACCAAGAAGGATTTGTAGTCAGGTTTTATAAAAATGACGGAACGGATTGGGTTGCAAATTTTCAACCAGGTTGGACAAAACTGAATAAGATTTTTGATTTTCCAGAGAAAAATATTGTAGTGGTTTTGGCTGGTGGACTTGGCTACATAATGAATCCCGATTCAGAAAAACCT
It contains:
- a CDS encoding serine hydrolase domain-containing protein, which gives rise to MTKLFTIFGFLFLVCTTCFGQTKQDKKMITALDELIPQRFPAIAPGCVVLVAKSGKVIYKKAFGTANLESNIPMEPSMIFRIGSITKQFTAISILQLVEQGKIHLQDSVQEFIFDYPYNDHKITIENLLTHTSGIKDYMTISNPAEERTNYTPSQGVDYFKGEPLEFKPGSQFKYSNSNYYLLGYILEEVSGTTYAQYLQENIIDRAGLHNTSYIDPDKNIANTPQGYSRFDGKLEKATLQNITTIYAAGGLMSSAEDLFKWQKALDNNKLINRELISKAFTPYRFADNTYSKYGYGWFIKNIGDSKTIEHSGSTDGYQSDAIYFPNEDVFIVTLFNSFEQDMDWTVLSNDIAKLAIGKLINDDIQLKEDVLQTYAGRYIFNAEHQLVVTFKDGKLFIEGTNPDDRLPQVQLYAKSKNMFYIKEAELRFEFGNDVSNNSIKIVTYNNRGKDAEWIRSK